The genomic stretch tttgaaatttagacttctttgacaaaaattatcataaatttTGAATCGACGGTTGAATTAAAAGTCCAGCACgcaaataaaaaacaatcacAAGAGCTTAGAAAACACCACATCAAAGCAGTCTCATAACAGATCCCACTATCAAGATAAAACCATTCAACAGTATATTGGAACAACAAATCAGTTGTGTAAGCAATCAACTACGGAAAGGAATAGTGAATACTTTTGTAACTATATACGGCTTAGCTCCAGGAAATCATCCCACCCTCCAAAAACGAACGTACAGTGTAGCTACCATATTCTCCTTTCACGTAAGAGCTTATTTAACTGACGTTATAACATCTttctacaaagaaaaaaaaaaatatagggcCTCTACACCGTGGCAGAACCCGACATGGATTAGAGTACGTTTCAGCCCGACCTTCTATAAAAGCTATAGGCCACGGCCACTGTTGCCGCTGCTCCAACCACGGCAGCAGCTGCAAGAACATCGCTTTGCTCCCAGTTTCCAATCAAGCTTGACAGCTTCCCTAAGGCATCCTTCCTGGCACGCGACTCTCTGGTTTCTTTCAGCTTCTTTTCGTGACTTCCACCGTTCTCCTCCAAACTTACTTCCATCATGTAAATCCATTACTATTAGCACCGTCGCAACAGCCTGAAAAGTTCTCATTTTTCTGAATCTGATTGCCGTTTTCTTGGGGCTTCTCCTGGATTTTCTTACTTTCTCCTCCATTTGAAAGCTTCGGGTCATTAATTTTTTCAGCTTCATCAGAAGATACTCCCATTTGGCCCCTGTAAGGAATGAAATTGAATTTCATGTTCAGTTATATAAAGATTCAACTCTAAGTTTCGTCAATAGCTATTGAGTAAGAACAGGTATGATCAAGCTTAAtaaacaatttgacaacaaacaTTACAAATCAGAAACATATACAGGGTAATGCCGTTATATCCAATTCGTTAGATCTGCTTCGCTTTCTCTGTAAAGTACCTACTTGACCCCATCACCCCGTTCCCCAAACGACCCCTGGTTTGgtttatcaacaaaaaaaggGTAGTTTGATTTGGTTCCTCGATGTTAATGCAACTCTATATCAATAATCTATCATACAACACTAGAAATCAGCAATCAAAAAATATGACAGACGCTTCAGTTCCAGTGAAATTTTCATCAGAAGGGggtaaacaaaaccaaaaacgcACAAACCTCCAAAGTCATTCAATGATCTCTCCCTTCCCAATATGCTGATCAGGCAATTCTGGCACATCATCAAGAGTGACATAGCCATACCTGCAATGAATAATGCATAATATTCACATTCCTTCATCTATCCCAATACGATGAATTTTAAATTGTTATGATCCGGATATTACCAATGGCCTGTTATGCTTCCATCTGAACCTGGGCTGTAGATAATCAAGTTTCCAGCATATTTGTGGCCTCCAATGTGAGAGCAAGCAGTAACAAATACCTGATTCATCAATCCTCGCAGCTCAGCCTCCACTTGGAACTTATCAATGAGGACAGGTCCACAAACACCACATCTATTATCTCGACTACCATGTGCACATACATTACATGGGAGCCAGTCAACGCCTCTTGCACTCCAGAAGCCCATGGTTTGTGATTCACaaggaaatcatcaacaaagctGTCCACATCCAACTCTTTCAAGCCCCTTTGATtgagaaacaaaaaacaacctCAGAATCACAAAGTTAAAAATCCCCCATCAGATATCGCTAACACGCCCATTTAGTAATCACGAATACTTATCGAAAACCAGCCAACAACCTTCACTAAGTTTTTGTGCTGCACTTTCTGTTAAGAGTAACAGCAATACATCACAACCATCACCAG from Pyrus communis chromosome 7, drPyrComm1.1, whole genome shotgun sequence encodes the following:
- the LOC137740261 gene encoding altered inheritance of mitochondria protein 32-like yields the protein MGFWSARGVDWLPCNVCAHGSRDNRCGVCGPVLIDKFQVEAELRGLMNQVFVTACSHIGGHKYAGNLIIYSPGSDGSITGHWYGYVTLDDVPELPDQHIGKGEIIE